Proteins from a single region of Octopus bimaculoides isolate UCB-OBI-ISO-001 chromosome 11, ASM119413v2, whole genome shotgun sequence:
- the LOC106875245 gene encoding uncharacterized protein LOC106875245 codes for MEINLPIFKKPKIEDNGESISSSETTVPDQTKKYVTQVFLIPPVSQYKPHKSRRTRLKYSLGPDRSTSGSCGSGITQSAFVGKTDNCEKESKKSQNDGTISENEVSLSSSMFSSKEKCYENLSNQGYLPISEGACSLLSEKESGNESGYSSHSAGYIKDLPMDKRIENLSNANDPLVDINSVESKQSNLSESNSGPSDKRMRFLRTASALQRSGLMDITMKTADILKQNRIVNKEIERLHQDTLKFLHSVINNPENKTFQDTITRNCDKHS; via the exons ATGGAAATTAACTTACCAATCTTTAAGAAACCAAAGATAGAAGACAATGGGGAATCAATTTCCAGCAGTGAAACAACTGTGCCAGACCAGACCAAGAAATATGTGACCCAAGTATTCCTAA TTCCCCCAGTAAGCCAGTATAAACCACACAAAAGTCGGCGAACACGATTAAAATACAGCCTGGGACCTGACCGTTCTACATCTGGTTCTTGTGGCAGTGGCATCACACAGTCTGCATTTGTTG GAAAAACCGATAATTGTGAGAAGGAATCAAAAAAGTCACAGAATGATGGAACAATATCT GAAAATGAAGTTTCGCTCTCCAGTTCAATGTTTAGTTCTAAAGAGAAGTGCTATGAAAACTTGTCTAACCAGGGATATTTACCGATATCTGAAGGAGCATGCTCACTTTTATCAGAGAAGGAATCTGGGAATGAATCTGGATATAGTTCTCATAGCGCTGGCTATATAAAAGATTTGCCTATGGACAAAAGAATCGAAAATTTGTCCAATGCAAATGATCCTCTGGTTGACATAAACAGTGTCGAGAGCAAACAGAGTAATTTATCAGAGTCAAATAGTGGCCCTTCAGACAAGAGAATGCGATTTTTGCGAACTGCTAGTGCCCTGCAACGGTCAGGGCTGATGGATATAACAATGAAGACTGCTGATATCTTGAAACAGAATCGGATAGtgaacaaagaaatagaaagattaCACCAGGACACACTCAAATTTTTACATAGTGTCATCAATAACCCTGAGAATAAAACCTTCCAAGACACAATTACAAGGAACTGCGACAAACATTCTTGA